A window from Mycolicibacterium tokaiense encodes these proteins:
- a CDS encoding sialidase family protein — MTTTADTSTLHTDGVLRPHDEPGRRETLLPPPHIQNHAANLTVLPDGALACVWFSGTQEGVADISVWFSRLDPGADTWTTPQQLSDDNTRSEQNPVLYVHGGDEVWLMWTSQHAGNQDTARVQRRISLDGGRSFGPTHTLIPATDEAGVFIRQPPVKLRSGRLLLPIFYCVRVPGEKWVGNRDYSAVLLSDDGGATWSEVAVPESTGCVHMNIGRLSDGTLVALFRSRWADAIYRSVSTDDGQSWSAPQPTELPNNNSSIQFVVLPEDRLALVFNHSSAADATARRLSLYDEIDDDGIADGPAPDGAAPVVVDTGERTAFWGAPRAPMTLAFSDDGGLTWPWRRTIEDGDGYCLSNNSRDALNRELSYPSICCDGDRLHVAFTRFRQAIEYVALEPDWLRGATP, encoded by the coding sequence ATGACCACCACCGCGGACACCTCCACCCTGCACACCGACGGTGTGCTGCGCCCGCACGACGAGCCCGGCCGTCGCGAAACCCTGTTGCCGCCCCCGCACATCCAGAACCACGCCGCCAACCTCACCGTGCTGCCCGACGGCGCGCTGGCGTGCGTGTGGTTCTCCGGCACCCAGGAGGGTGTCGCCGACATCAGCGTGTGGTTCTCCCGCCTGGACCCGGGCGCCGACACCTGGACCACCCCGCAGCAGCTCTCCGATGACAACACCCGCTCCGAGCAGAACCCCGTGCTCTACGTCCACGGCGGCGACGAGGTGTGGCTGATGTGGACCTCCCAGCACGCCGGCAACCAGGACACCGCCCGGGTGCAGCGCCGGATCTCCCTCGACGGCGGCCGCAGCTTCGGCCCCACCCACACCCTGATCCCGGCCACCGACGAGGCCGGGGTGTTCATTCGGCAACCCCCGGTAAAGCTGCGCAGCGGACGCCTGCTGCTGCCGATCTTCTACTGCGTGCGGGTGCCCGGCGAAAAGTGGGTGGGCAACCGCGATTACAGCGCCGTGCTGCTCTCCGACGACGGCGGCGCCACCTGGTCCGAGGTTGCGGTGCCCGAGAGCACCGGCTGTGTGCACATGAACATCGGTCGGCTCTCCGACGGCACCCTGGTGGCGCTGTTCCGCAGCCGCTGGGCCGATGCGATCTACCGCAGCGTGTCCACCGACGACGGGCAGAGCTGGTCGGCGCCCCAGCCCACCGAACTGCCCAACAACAACTCCTCCATCCAGTTCGTGGTGCTGCCCGAGGACCGGCTGGCCCTGGTGTTCAACCATTCCAGTGCCGCCGACGCCACCGCGCGCCGGCTCTCGCTGTACGACGAGATCGACGACGACGGCATCGCCGACGGCCCCGCACCCGACGGTGCAGCGCCGGTGGTGGTGGACACCGGCGAGCGCACCGCCTTCTGGGGCGCGCCCCGCGCGCCGATGACGCTGGCGTTCTCCGACGACGGCGGCCTCACCTGGCCGTGGCGACGCACCATCGAAGACGGCGACGGGTACTGCCTGTCCAACAACTCCCGCGACGCGCTGAACCGCGAACTGTCCTACCCGTCGATCTGCTGTGATGGCGACCGGCTCCATGTCGCCTTTACCCGCTTCCGCCAGGCCATCGAATACGTTGCCCTGGAGCCCGACTGGCTGCGCGGGGCCACACCATGA
- a CDS encoding ABC transporter permease produces MPRYILRRLGQSVLTVFLTLTTVFVLIRMAPGDPAYSLAGPLASTEDLARIRTDMGLDQSVFVQYLKYLQGLLHLDLGTSYSFQAPAFDVVLSRLPYTITLAVSAILLTTLVAIPLGVWMARRADTRRELAANAVTIAGQSMPDFWTGLMLITVFAVLIPVLPPAGFTTWSSLILPTVTIAVLQVALISRMVRREMVGAFLSPYITVGRARGVSERELIWRYSLRNSAIPVLTALGTRFASMLNGVVVVEVVFAWPGVGSLVVRALETRDYPLIQATVLVTAVLAILVQLLVDLCYPLLDPRVRLGKGRSK; encoded by the coding sequence ATGCCGCGCTACATCCTGCGCCGCCTCGGGCAGAGCGTGCTGACGGTGTTCCTGACCCTGACCACCGTCTTCGTCCTGATCCGGATGGCGCCGGGTGATCCGGCCTACTCACTGGCCGGGCCGCTGGCCAGCACCGAGGACCTGGCCCGCATCCGCACCGACATGGGCCTGGACCAGTCGGTGTTCGTGCAGTACCTCAAATACCTGCAGGGTCTGCTGCACCTGGACCTGGGCACGTCGTACTCGTTCCAGGCCCCGGCGTTCGACGTGGTGCTCTCGCGGCTGCCCTACACCATCACCTTGGCCGTCTCGGCGATCCTGCTCACCACCCTGGTCGCGATCCCGCTGGGCGTCTGGATGGCCCGGCGCGCCGACACCCGCCGCGAGCTGGCCGCCAACGCCGTCACCATCGCCGGGCAATCCATGCCGGACTTCTGGACCGGCCTGATGCTGATCACCGTGTTCGCCGTGCTGATCCCGGTGCTGCCGCCGGCCGGGTTCACCACCTGGTCCAGCCTGATCCTGCCGACGGTCACCATCGCCGTGCTGCAGGTGGCGCTGATCTCCCGGATGGTGCGCCGCGAGATGGTCGGGGCGTTCCTGTCGCCCTACATCACCGTCGGGCGCGCCCGCGGCGTCTCCGAGCGCGAACTGATCTGGCGCTATTCGCTGCGCAACTCCGCGATCCCGGTGCTGACCGCCCTGGGCACCCGCTTCGCCTCCATGCTCAACGGCGTGGTGGTGGTCGAGGTGGTGTTCGCCTGGCCCGGCGTCGGTTCCCTGGTGGTGCGGGCGCTCGAGACCCGCGACTACCCCCTGATCCAGGCCACCGTCCTGGTCACCGCCGTGCTGGCCATCCTGGTCCAGTTGCTCGTCGACCTCTGCTACCCCCTGCTCGACCCGCGCGTGCGGCTCGGAAAAGGACGCTCGAAATGA
- a CDS encoding ABC transporter permease: MTTPATTVIDPPAQPRPSAVTERDIARAGATRRRRDSRIKVWVGTIAVLIVVAPVALARILPLPSPDATNLAARRLPPLTDGHLFGTDQLGRDLLARVLYGGQVSLAIGLLAVLVSGLIGLTLGALAGYRGGWIDTAVSRLLEAQLSLPLLMMLLLVVALFGPSIPVITFVIAIAQWPEIARLTRSLTLVEREKPYIAAAHVLGLGHAGILLRHIIPNIVKQVSLVVLLLLAQAVLLESALSYLGAGPQRPFATWGRIISDGQDYVTTSWWLVTLPGLVIALLVVGVNLLGDGLRDGQGGGLRKLFSLRTKEA; this comes from the coding sequence ATGACCACTCCGGCAACCACCGTCATCGATCCCCCGGCCCAGCCGCGGCCCTCGGCGGTCACCGAACGCGACATCGCCCGCGCCGGCGCCACTCGACGCCGCCGCGACAGCCGCATCAAGGTCTGGGTGGGCACCATCGCCGTGCTGATCGTGGTGGCACCGGTGGCCCTGGCACGGATCCTGCCGCTGCCCTCCCCCGATGCCACCAACCTGGCCGCCCGACGGCTCCCGCCGCTGACCGACGGCCACCTGTTCGGTACCGATCAGCTGGGCCGCGACCTGCTGGCCCGCGTGCTCTACGGCGGCCAGGTGTCCCTGGCCATCGGCCTGCTGGCGGTGCTCGTGTCCGGGCTGATCGGCCTGACCCTGGGTGCGCTGGCCGGCTACCGCGGCGGCTGGATCGACACCGCCGTCAGCCGCCTGCTGGAAGCACAGCTCTCGCTGCCGCTGCTGATGATGCTGCTGTTGGTGGTCGCCCTGTTCGGTCCGTCCATCCCCGTCATCACCTTCGTCATCGCCATTGCCCAGTGGCCCGAGATAGCGCGCCTCACACGGTCTTTGACGCTGGTGGAACGCGAGAAGCCCTACATCGCGGCTGCCCATGTGCTGGGCCTCGGGCACGCCGGCATCCTGTTGCGCCACATCATCCCCAACATCGTCAAGCAGGTCTCGCTGGTGGTGCTGCTGCTGCTGGCCCAGGCGGTGCTGCTGGAAAGCGCCCTGAGCTACCTCGGCGCGGGCCCACAACGCCCCTTCGCCACCTGGGGCCGCATCATCTCCGACGGCCAGGACTACGTGACCACCTCGTGGTGGCTGGTGACCCTGCCTGGTCTGGTGATCGCCCTGCTGGTGGTGGGCGTCAACCTGCTCGGCGACGGCCTGCGCGACGGCCAGGGCGGCGGTCTGCGAAAACTGTTCTCCCTGCGCACGAAGGAGGCCTGA
- a CDS encoding ABC transporter substrate-binding protein, whose product MLRSSLLLGAGMALAPVVASCATPTGRPGPNAISLGLNRALNTLDNKLLQYDAALTVQRAVRQALTEITTDLTPRLVLADEFRLVEPTRWFVHLRPGIRYSDGSAVQVQDVATALSMYQQVDGSFVAGFFPEWPTVEPLDANSFFLNTTRPVPVLDYLMSNILITPAAANKPEDLSGGVGTGPYIVTASDRGSGTYSLARNENYWGTAPHVEQVQVRFMPDESSRVVALRSGELDVIDSITPDSTDQIEGLNGVAVQHTDGVRLNQLFYNFRKPAGHPLADARVRRALTYAIDGQSLIDNVMQGSATASRGVIPLSLAGAIETGSYTFDPDRTKSELRSLGLEDLRVKIIWESGEFAADTDIMESVLQMLSAAGVGATLQQFEPGGDIAQWRQGKAGDWDILGNGYPSPTGLALTILQGMYAGTPEKEETRDTYHGYLFPEITAIITQASEEVEPARRDALLADAQRRIWDTCPMLWSFVPKAVLGRRTRIDGIDLRPTNSYDLAAVTLNGNS is encoded by the coding sequence ATGCTGCGCTCCAGCCTGCTGCTCGGCGCCGGCATGGCCCTGGCGCCCGTCGTGGCGTCCTGCGCCACGCCCACCGGCCGCCCCGGGCCCAACGCGATCAGCCTGGGCCTCAACCGCGCACTGAACACGTTGGACAACAAGCTTCTTCAGTACGACGCCGCGCTCACTGTGCAGCGCGCCGTGCGCCAGGCCCTCACCGAGATCACCACCGACCTCACCCCGCGGCTGGTGCTGGCCGACGAGTTCCGCCTCGTCGAGCCCACCCGCTGGTTCGTCCACCTGCGCCCCGGCATCCGCTACTCCGACGGCAGCGCGGTGCAGGTGCAGGACGTGGCCACCGCCCTGTCGATGTACCAACAGGTCGACGGATCGTTCGTGGCCGGCTTCTTCCCCGAGTGGCCGACGGTGGAGCCCCTCGACGCCAACAGCTTCTTCCTCAACACCACCCGCCCGGTGCCGGTGCTCGACTACCTGATGTCGAACATCCTCATCACCCCGGCGGCGGCCAACAAGCCCGAAGACCTCTCCGGCGGTGTCGGCACCGGGCCCTACATCGTCACCGCCTCCGACCGCGGCTCGGGCACTTACTCGCTGGCGCGCAACGAGAACTACTGGGGCACAGCACCCCACGTGGAGCAGGTGCAGGTGCGCTTCATGCCCGACGAGTCCAGCCGCGTGGTCGCCCTGCGGAGCGGCGAGCTCGACGTCATCGACTCCATCACCCCCGACTCCACCGACCAGATCGAGGGACTCAACGGCGTCGCCGTCCAGCACACCGACGGGGTGCGGCTGAACCAGCTGTTCTACAACTTCCGCAAGCCGGCCGGGCACCCGTTGGCCGACGCCCGCGTCCGCCGAGCCCTGACCTATGCCATCGACGGGCAGTCGCTGATCGACAATGTGATGCAGGGTTCGGCCACCGCCTCGCGCGGCGTCATCCCGTTGAGCCTGGCCGGTGCCATCGAAACCGGGAGCTACACCTTCGACCCTGATCGCACCAAGTCGGAGTTGCGTTCCCTGGGCCTGGAGGATCTGCGTGTCAAGATCATCTGGGAGAGCGGGGAATTCGCCGCCGACACCGACATCATGGAATCGGTGCTGCAGATGCTCTCGGCGGCCGGCGTGGGCGCCACCCTGCAGCAGTTCGAACCCGGCGGCGACATCGCGCAGTGGCGCCAGGGCAAGGCCGGCGACTGGGACATCCTGGGCAACGGCTACCCCAGCCCCACCGGCCTGGCGCTGACCATCCTGCAGGGCATGTACGCCGGCACCCCGGAGAAGGAAGAGACCCGCGACACCTACCACGGCTACCTGTTCCCGGAGATCACCGCGATCATCACCCAGGCCTCCGAGGAGGTGGAACCCGCCCGCCGCGATGCGCTCTTGGCTGATGCGCAGCGCCGCATCTGGGACACCTGCCCCATGCTGTGGTCCTTCGTCCCCAAGGCCGTGCTCGGCCGGCGCACCCGCATCGACGGAATCGACCTGCGCCCCACCAACTCCTACGACCTGGCTGCTGTGACCCTGAACGGAAACTCATGA